One window of the Dromaius novaehollandiae isolate bDroNov1 chromosome 25, bDroNov1.hap1, whole genome shotgun sequence genome contains the following:
- the COMP gene encoding cartilage oligomeric matrix protein isoform X2 — protein MTSTLALVFLLCLSCPFSSSQQRRASGDVGPEMLEEMRETNRVLMEVRDLLKQQIKEITFLKNTVMECDACGMHTEATGPVITLTQFNRCVPNPCFPGVACTETGTGFRCGPCPPGYSGNGSQCTDINECNANPCFPKVHCTNTAPGFRCDPCPPGFTGQMVEGVGLAYARANKQVCTDINECETGAARNCVPNSICINTRGSYKCGACKPGFVGDQITGCKSQTAKRCPNGEISPCHEKAQCIVERDGSISCVCLVGWAGNGYICGKDTDIDGVPDEKLRCSDKKCRKDNCVTVPNSGQEDADRDGIGDACDDDADGDGILNAEDNCVYTRNTDQRNADKDSFGDACDNCRLVKNDDQRDIDGDGKGDECDDDIDGDGIKNPTDNCKRVPNPDQKDGDGDGVGDVCDSCPTVSNPDQKDTDHDLVGDVCDTNQDSDGDGHQDTRDNCPSVPNSSQLDSDNDGLGDECDDDDDNDGIPDEKPPGPDNCRLVPNPGQEDSDSDGVGNLCEEDFDRDMVIDRIDVCPENAEVTLTDFRAFQTVVLDPEGDAQIDPNWIVLNQGMEIVQTMNSDPGLAVGYTAFNGVDFEGTFHVNTATDDDYAGFIFGYQDSSSFYVVMWKQMEQTYWQANPFRAVAEPGIQLKAVKSKTGPGEYLRNSLWHTGDTTDQVKLLWKDPRNSGWKDKTSYRWFLQHRPQVGYIRARFYEGPEVVADTGVVLDTTMRGGRLGVFCFSQENIIWSNLRYRCNDTIPEDYETFRVQQDQPLA, from the exons ATGACTTCAACTCTAGCCTTAgtttttctcctttgcctctcTTGTCCTTTTTCATCAAGTCAACAGAGAAGAGCAA GTGGTGATGTTGGCCCTGAAATGCTGGAAGAGATGAGAGAAACTAACCGTGTGCTGATGGAAGTTCGAGACTTGTTGAAACAGCAG aTTAAGGAGATAACATTCCTGAAGAATACAGTCATGGAGTGTGATGCCTGTG GCATGCACACCGAGGCAACGGGCCCTGTCATCACCCTAACACAGTTCAACAGATGCGTCCCAAACCCCTGCTTCCCTGGAGTTGCCTGCACTGAGACCGGCACTGGCTTCCGCTGTGGACCCTGTCCTCCAGGTTATTCAGGCAACGGATCCCAGTGCACAGATATCAATGAG tgcaaTGCAAACCCCTGCTTCCCGAAGGTCCATTGCACTAACACTGCCCCCGGCTTCCGCTGTGATCCCTGCCCTCCGGGCTTCACTGGGCAAATGGTTGAAGGGGTCGGACTAGCTTATGCAAGGGCCAACAAACAG GTTTGCACTGACATCAATGAATGTGAGACAGGTGCTGCCAGAAATTGTGTCCCAAACTCCATCTGCATCAATACACGG GGATCCTACAAGTGTGGAGCTTGTAAACCTGGCTTTGTTGGGGATCAAATCACAGGGTGCAAGAGCCAGACAGCAAAACGCTGCCCTAATGGTGAAATTAGTCCATGCCATGAGAAAGCACAGTGCATCGTGGAGCGTGATGGGTCCATCTCCTGCGTG TGCCTTGTGGGGTGGGCAGGGAACGGCTACATCTGTGGGAAGGATACGGACATTGATGGAGTCCCTGATGAAAAGCTACGCTGCTCTGACAAAAAATGCCGCAAG gATAACTGCGTGACTGTCCCCAACTCTGGCCAGGAGGATGCAGACAGGGATGGAATTGGAGATGCTTGTGATGACGATGCTGATGGAGACGGGATATTAAATGCTGAG GATAACTGTGTGTACACACGCAATACAGACCAACGTAATGCAGACAAAGATAGCTTTGGCGATGCCTGTGACAACTGTCGCCTTGTGAAGAACGATGATCAACGGGACATCGATGGTGACGGAAAGGGAGATGAGTGTGATGATGACATAGATGGTGACG GAATCAAAAACCCAACAGACAACTGTAAAAGAGTCCCTAATCCTGATCAAAAAGATGGTGATGGAGATGGAGTAGGAGATGTGTGTGATAGCTGCCCAACAGTCAGTAACCCAGACCAA AAAGATACTGATCATGATCTAGTGGGAGATGTCTGTGACACCAACCAGGACAG tGATGGGGATGGCCACCAAGATACCCGGGATAACTGCCCATCAGTGCCCAACAGCTCCCAGCTGGACTCAGACAATGACGGGCTAGGAGATGAatgtgatgatgatgatgataatgacGGGATTCCAGATGAGAAACCTCCAGGCCCTGACAACTGTCGGCTTGTCCCTAACCCTGGCCAAGAAGACTCAGACA GTGATGGTGTGGGAAACCTTTGTGAAGAGGATTTTGACAGGGACATGGTGATTGACAGAATTGATGTATGCCCAGAGAATGCAGAAGTGACACTAACAGACTTCAGGGCTTTCCAGACAGTTGTATTGGACCCTGAGGGTGATGCACAGATTGACCCCAACTGGATTGTCCTCAACCAG GGCATGGAAATTGTTCAAACCATGAATAGCGATCCTGGCCTGGCTGTAG GTTATACGGCCTTCAATGGAGTGGACTTCGAGGGCACGTTCCATGTGAACACAGCCACGGATGATGATTATGCTGGCTTCATATTTGGCTACCAGGACAGTTCCAGCTTTTATGTAGTCATGTGGAAGCAGATGGAACAAACCTACTGGCAGGCAAACCCCTTCCGAGCAGTAGCAGAGCCTGGAATTCAACTGAAG GCAGTGAAGTCTAAAACGGGCCCAGGTGAATATCTCCGCAACTCTCTCTGGCACACTGGAGACACTACGGACCAGGTCAAACTGCTGTGGAAAGACCCTCGCAATTCTGGCTGGAAGGACAAGACTTCTTATCGCTGGTTCCTGCAACATCGGCCTCAGGTTGGATACATCAG AGCTCGCTTCTATGAAGGCCCTGAAGTAGTAGCAGACACTGGAGTTGTCCTTGATACAACTATGCGAGGAGGACGTCTAGGAGTCTTCTGCTTCTCACAAGAGAACATTATTTGGTCGAACCTGCGTTATCGCTGCAATG ATACTATTCCAGAAGATTATGAAACATTTAGAGTGCAGCAAGACCAACCTCTGGCTTAA
- the COMP gene encoding cartilage oligomeric matrix protein isoform X1 translates to MTSTLALVFLLCLSCPFSSSQQRRAIGGDVGPEMLEEMRETNRVLMEVRDLLKQQIKEITFLKNTVMECDACGMHTEATGPVITLTQFNRCVPNPCFPGVACTETGTGFRCGPCPPGYSGNGSQCTDINECNANPCFPKVHCTNTAPGFRCDPCPPGFTGQMVEGVGLAYARANKQVCTDINECETGAARNCVPNSICINTRGSYKCGACKPGFVGDQITGCKSQTAKRCPNGEISPCHEKAQCIVERDGSISCVCLVGWAGNGYICGKDTDIDGVPDEKLRCSDKKCRKDNCVTVPNSGQEDADRDGIGDACDDDADGDGILNAEDNCVYTRNTDQRNADKDSFGDACDNCRLVKNDDQRDIDGDGKGDECDDDIDGDGIKNPTDNCKRVPNPDQKDGDGDGVGDVCDSCPTVSNPDQKDTDHDLVGDVCDTNQDSDGDGHQDTRDNCPSVPNSSQLDSDNDGLGDECDDDDDNDGIPDEKPPGPDNCRLVPNPGQEDSDSDGVGNLCEEDFDRDMVIDRIDVCPENAEVTLTDFRAFQTVVLDPEGDAQIDPNWIVLNQGMEIVQTMNSDPGLAVGYTAFNGVDFEGTFHVNTATDDDYAGFIFGYQDSSSFYVVMWKQMEQTYWQANPFRAVAEPGIQLKAVKSKTGPGEYLRNSLWHTGDTTDQVKLLWKDPRNSGWKDKTSYRWFLQHRPQVGYIRARFYEGPEVVADTGVVLDTTMRGGRLGVFCFSQENIIWSNLRYRCNDTIPEDYETFRVQQDQPLA, encoded by the exons ATGACTTCAACTCTAGCCTTAgtttttctcctttgcctctcTTGTCCTTTTTCATCAAGTCAACAGAGAAGAGCAA TAGGTGGTGATGTTGGCCCTGAAATGCTGGAAGAGATGAGAGAAACTAACCGTGTGCTGATGGAAGTTCGAGACTTGTTGAAACAGCAG aTTAAGGAGATAACATTCCTGAAGAATACAGTCATGGAGTGTGATGCCTGTG GCATGCACACCGAGGCAACGGGCCCTGTCATCACCCTAACACAGTTCAACAGATGCGTCCCAAACCCCTGCTTCCCTGGAGTTGCCTGCACTGAGACCGGCACTGGCTTCCGCTGTGGACCCTGTCCTCCAGGTTATTCAGGCAACGGATCCCAGTGCACAGATATCAATGAG tgcaaTGCAAACCCCTGCTTCCCGAAGGTCCATTGCACTAACACTGCCCCCGGCTTCCGCTGTGATCCCTGCCCTCCGGGCTTCACTGGGCAAATGGTTGAAGGGGTCGGACTAGCTTATGCAAGGGCCAACAAACAG GTTTGCACTGACATCAATGAATGTGAGACAGGTGCTGCCAGAAATTGTGTCCCAAACTCCATCTGCATCAATACACGG GGATCCTACAAGTGTGGAGCTTGTAAACCTGGCTTTGTTGGGGATCAAATCACAGGGTGCAAGAGCCAGACAGCAAAACGCTGCCCTAATGGTGAAATTAGTCCATGCCATGAGAAAGCACAGTGCATCGTGGAGCGTGATGGGTCCATCTCCTGCGTG TGCCTTGTGGGGTGGGCAGGGAACGGCTACATCTGTGGGAAGGATACGGACATTGATGGAGTCCCTGATGAAAAGCTACGCTGCTCTGACAAAAAATGCCGCAAG gATAACTGCGTGACTGTCCCCAACTCTGGCCAGGAGGATGCAGACAGGGATGGAATTGGAGATGCTTGTGATGACGATGCTGATGGAGACGGGATATTAAATGCTGAG GATAACTGTGTGTACACACGCAATACAGACCAACGTAATGCAGACAAAGATAGCTTTGGCGATGCCTGTGACAACTGTCGCCTTGTGAAGAACGATGATCAACGGGACATCGATGGTGACGGAAAGGGAGATGAGTGTGATGATGACATAGATGGTGACG GAATCAAAAACCCAACAGACAACTGTAAAAGAGTCCCTAATCCTGATCAAAAAGATGGTGATGGAGATGGAGTAGGAGATGTGTGTGATAGCTGCCCAACAGTCAGTAACCCAGACCAA AAAGATACTGATCATGATCTAGTGGGAGATGTCTGTGACACCAACCAGGACAG tGATGGGGATGGCCACCAAGATACCCGGGATAACTGCCCATCAGTGCCCAACAGCTCCCAGCTGGACTCAGACAATGACGGGCTAGGAGATGAatgtgatgatgatgatgataatgacGGGATTCCAGATGAGAAACCTCCAGGCCCTGACAACTGTCGGCTTGTCCCTAACCCTGGCCAAGAAGACTCAGACA GTGATGGTGTGGGAAACCTTTGTGAAGAGGATTTTGACAGGGACATGGTGATTGACAGAATTGATGTATGCCCAGAGAATGCAGAAGTGACACTAACAGACTTCAGGGCTTTCCAGACAGTTGTATTGGACCCTGAGGGTGATGCACAGATTGACCCCAACTGGATTGTCCTCAACCAG GGCATGGAAATTGTTCAAACCATGAATAGCGATCCTGGCCTGGCTGTAG GTTATACGGCCTTCAATGGAGTGGACTTCGAGGGCACGTTCCATGTGAACACAGCCACGGATGATGATTATGCTGGCTTCATATTTGGCTACCAGGACAGTTCCAGCTTTTATGTAGTCATGTGGAAGCAGATGGAACAAACCTACTGGCAGGCAAACCCCTTCCGAGCAGTAGCAGAGCCTGGAATTCAACTGAAG GCAGTGAAGTCTAAAACGGGCCCAGGTGAATATCTCCGCAACTCTCTCTGGCACACTGGAGACACTACGGACCAGGTCAAACTGCTGTGGAAAGACCCTCGCAATTCTGGCTGGAAGGACAAGACTTCTTATCGCTGGTTCCTGCAACATCGGCCTCAGGTTGGATACATCAG AGCTCGCTTCTATGAAGGCCCTGAAGTAGTAGCAGACACTGGAGTTGTCCTTGATACAACTATGCGAGGAGGACGTCTAGGAGTCTTCTGCTTCTCACAAGAGAACATTATTTGGTCGAACCTGCGTTATCGCTGCAATG ATACTATTCCAGAAGATTATGAAACATTTAGAGTGCAGCAAGACCAACCTCTGGCTTAA